TTCCCAGGAACAAAAGCCCGATTTTGCAGCGCAAAGCGAAAGAGCATAACGCTAGATGAAAAAATGATGCAACAATAGGAAATGAGAGGAGACGCAAATCATAACCAAGCTTACAAATAAGAGACCTCACACACATATGTGTAACCATCTCATATCTCACCAATGCATATAGATAGAGCAGACAGAGCTTCAACACTGCCACCACTCACACAAGAAACAagatcccccaccccaccccacccctccACCACCAAGAAGCAAACACAAGACAGTCTGTAGAAACTCTACTTGCACAGCCATTGCCACCCCACACCACCTTGTTTTTCACCGGGAGAAAATAAGGGTTAAAACTAGGTTTCCATCTGGTCCATCACTGCACAGTTACAACACAGGGTACATACATGGACAATCTGTCATGGATATATAGCCATCAGGCGGGGAATCATACACCCACCTGAAGAAGAATGCTGGTTCTATTAAATTAACCTCGATCCTAGTCACAGCCTCAGGAACGCTAACTTTCGACACGGAGCCAACGGAACTTCTCCAAGCTCACACATCTTGCGAAGCAGGAAGCATGTCTATCTGTAATCACCATCTGAAAGACAAGCAGCACATGTACTTTTAACCGGGAACAGGTTTGGAAGTAGTAGAATGCCCGCCCCTAGCGCCGGAGTGGTTGTAGCCGCTCACGGGCATGGATTTCCGAGCAAAGTCAAGAAGCATCTGGCGTTGTTCTTCGCTGGTGTGCGGAAGGCTTGCACGCAGTAGCTCGACGGGCATCTCCCTGCTGACGGCTTTCGAGGCTTCAGGTCCAGCCATTGAGTTGGATCCCTGCATGCTGAACCTCTGCAGAATGCTCCCGTACTTGCTGTCGCAGTATTTCGTCAGAAGCCCAAAGAAGGCATCGAACGACGCCTGCCAAAGCGAACGGGTTGACCTGCTGTAGTTGGCTGCAGAATGGGGGTCGGCCAGTAGCTCAGTTGCTCTGTCCAGTACTGATTTGATGATTAGAGCAGCACCATCACCAGCTGAGCTGCCAAGAGGGCGGAGAGGTGGCTGTTGCGATGAGCAGACAACAGCGGCGAGGCAGGCGCTAAGGGCACTGAGCTCCATGTGATGCACGCAGGAGGACACGGTCTTGGCAAGACTAACTGTTGTTTCTGCAGCACCAGAATCTGACGGCAAACCCCCAAACAAGCTCCTAAGATGCCGAAAGATAGCCATGCAAACTATGCGGGTCAGCTCACTTCCAGGGGCAAGAAGTCGGAGATACCGTGCCAAGAGCTTGCGTCCTTTAGGGAGAGAAACAATGCGGAGAAAAATAAGGTCATCCGTCGGGGCCAATCCAGATGAATTGCCAGGTTTGTTGGGGCCAAAAGGGTCGACAAGCTCAAGTGATGTAGCTAAGCCTTCAAGGAGGACCTGCCGCCTTCGCCTCAGTTGGAAGCTGCTGTCCTGTGCCTGGCTAGACTGTAACACACGGTCAATATCATTTACATCTAGAAGAAGACATATACCATCCTCAACGGTAATTCTGGCTGCCAGCATTGGCTCTTTCTCCAGTGGCCTCGTAGATGACTTGTGACCATCACCAGATGCAGGAATATCAACTTCAAGAAGAGGGCGAGGCCTACGTATGGAAGAGAATGACACTCTTCCAAGAGAATCAACCTTCAGGTATGAATGCTGATCACCACCAGACCTAGACTTTGAGTGGGAGTCTTTTATTGACGCGGGGGAGAAATTCACCTTCTTCTGAGAATTGACAGATCTTTTGGCTATACAAGCTTGGTGGTAGTAGTCATCGACGTAAGGATCACTGCTGTGACTGCCAGAGTGCTGCATTCTTAAAATAGTATCAATCTCTTCGGATGACATATACTTTGATCTGAATTTTGTTCCTCCAGTGTCAACATTCTGGCTAGCTGTATCAGATTGTTGTTGAGAAAAGCGTATACTGTGTTTTCCTCTTCCTGACCTTGATCTCTTGTCCCTTGGTGAAGGCACACTAGGAATATGATCAAACCTGCCTATTATCTCTGGGGaatgatggtgataca
This DNA window, taken from Triticum aestivum cultivar Chinese Spring chromosome 1D, IWGSC CS RefSeq v2.1, whole genome shotgun sequence, encodes the following:
- the LOC123182590 gene encoding protein PAT1 homolog 1, giving the protein MRGLRADAGGGGGGSSSSASTAESSRFDSGQYSFFGKAPLEGLELGGSMADDVGLDSGYGGGFGGHDDGAYQLSPVGEEIDCMSNLSEIDDLASTFAKLNRSIGGTRNPGVIGDRRSISRESSLTTDWAQEAEFSNWVDHDILDSDEFQDSKQLCPQPQYLPQFGESKPLSRTSSYPLEPLQHRSSEPILGHRSPSFTSYPPPGGGGLSYPAQGLTRHSSIPSPGAGYQMGSPSSSLTGSPYNMTGLPHGLRLGRSMSYTSADLYANNLLQNEWPNQAGSHAFEHLNLQPSLLQQQLSFPGSSMSSLLFSQQQQQQQRLSLVQPPHHNYLNMQPHLYHHHSPEIIGRFDHIPSVPSPRDKRSRSGRGKHSIRFSQQQSDTASQNVDTGGTKFRSKYMSSEEIDTILRMQHSGSHSSDPYVDDYYHQACIAKRSVNSQKKVNFSPASIKDSHSKSRSGGDQHSYLKVDSLGRVSFSSIRRPRPLLEVDIPASGDGHKSSTRPLEKEPMLAARITVEDGICLLLDVNDIDRVLQSSQAQDSSFQLRRRRQVLLEGLATSLELVDPFGPNKPGNSSGLAPTDDLIFLRIVSLPKGRKLLARYLRLLAPGSELTRIVCMAIFRHLRSLFGGLPSDSGAAETTVSLAKTVSSCVHHMELSALSACLAAVVCSSQQPPLRPLGSSAGDGAALIIKSVLDRATELLADPHSAANYSRSTRSLWQASFDAFFGLLTKYCDSKYGSILQRFSMQGSNSMAGPEASKAVSREMPVELLRASLPHTSEEQRQMLLDFARKSMPVSGYNHSGARGGHSTTSKPVPG